From Magnolia sinica isolate HGM2019 chromosome 13, MsV1, whole genome shotgun sequence, one genomic window encodes:
- the LOC131223260 gene encoding EG45-like domain containing protein, whose translation MFKLQHLFSWLSFFIALLHNSHADVGTAAFYKPPYLPTACYGNDASQFPANNLFAAASEGIWDNGASCGRQYLVRCLSAATPRNACVVGQTIQVRIVDRAATSGSRPSVSGTTMVLSVNAFGMIANGSPTEINIEFQQA comes from the exons ATGTTCAAACTTCAACATCTCTTCTCATGGCTCTCCTTTTTCATAGCTCTCCTCCATAACTCCCATGCAGACGTAGGCACTGCTGCATTCTACAAGCCTCCCTACCTAC CTACAGCTTGCTATGGTAACGACGCGAGTCAGTTCCCGGCGAACAATCTGTTCGCAGCGGCAAGCGAAGGGATATGGGACAATGGAGCGTCTTGTGGGAGGCAATACTTAGTAAGGTGCCTTAGTGCAGCCACACCAAGGAATGCTTGTGTTGTGGGCCAGACAATTCAGGTCAGGATCGTCGATCGAGCGGCTACTTCGGGTTCGCGCCCTTCGGTGTCTGGGACAACAATGGTACTGTCTGTCAATGCATTTGGGATGATCGCGAACGGGTCTCCTACAGAGATCAACATCGAATTTCAACA GGCTTGA
- the LOC131223259 gene encoding pentatricopeptide repeat-containing protein At1g09900-like: MGLKSQTIFSNGKPISLLINNRNPFRPFSVRSALLSSSWFLESLSSVISSRKRNPNSHFASWNPRNMPNLPHSLRFHYPSFSFSYSSSTNPNASSRISRSNPRQNHNSHLPKVNSDEFMEIIALVERGGDDMELKLNQMNPRLSVTSVSKILNLLNDRGVSALCFFNWVQKNCSDFNPNSEIYNQVINNTGLLEDYESMLVLLTELSLKRHCLTEKAFGFLKVFSYDQVRIGNSVERIVEILNRVKGSCHNSGIYALIKTLCALNSFNLAIFVMEETARKRSYYHVLIAAKCRSGDFQEARDLFDEMKRFGCDPNTKSYNYLLGSLCKKEKIAEACELLEIMENLGYLPDSVTFEVIAFHACRLGRMDAAIEFLYQMMSEGLEPRITTHSAFIKGYFWSGQIQDAHKYVVEMCGKDKHSSNMNYTLLASLFQKSGRVVEAREILVEMIEKGLKPNFPVYMRVVKDLYKMGKGGLIADLKCRYLKFHPITDNR; this comes from the exons ATGGGATTGAAATCTCAGACCATCTTCTCTAATGGAAAACCCATCTCTCTCCTTATAAATAACAG AAACCCCTTTCGACCATTTTCGGTCCGTTCGGCATTGCTTTCTTCATCGTGGTTTCTGGAAAGCCTAAGTTCTGTAATTTCTAGTAGAAAACGTAACCCTAATTCCCATTTCGCGAGTTGGAACCCCAGGAATATGCCTAATTTGCCTCATTCCCTTCGCTTTCATTATCCGTCGTTCTCATTCTCTTATTCTTCCAGTACAAACCCGAATGCTAGTTCTCGTATCAGCAGAAGCAACCCTAGGCAAAACCATAATTCTCACTTGCCGAAAGTGAATTCAGACGAATTTATGGAAATTATCGCGTTGGTTGAAAGAGGAGGAGATGATATGGAACTGAAGCTGAATCAGATGAATCCAAGGCTTTCTGTTACTTCTGTCAGCAAGATTCTTAATTTATTGAATGATCGTGGTGTTTCAGCCCTGTGTTTCTTTAACTGGGTTCAGAAAAACTGCTCAGATTTTAACCCAAATTCGGAGATTTACAATCAGGTTATTAATAATACTGGCCTTTTGGAAGACTATGAATCGATGCTTGTTCTTCTAACGGAGCTGTCATTGAAGCGGCATTGTCTAACAGAAAAGGCATTTGGGTTCCTGAAGGTGTTTAGTTATGATCAGGTTCGAATTGGGAATTCTGTTGAAAGAATCGTGGAGATATTGAATAGGGTCAAAGGGTCTTGTCATAATTCTGGAATCTATGCTTTGATTAAGACGCTCTGTGCTCTGAATTCCTTCAATCTTGCCATTTTTGTGATGGAGGAGACAGCAAGAAAGAGATCTTATTACCATGTCCTGATTGCAGCAAAGTGTCGGAGTGGTGATTTTCAAGAAGCCCGGGATCTGTTCGATGAAATGAAGAGATTTGGGTGCGACCCGAATACAAAATCCTATAATTACTTGCTTGGTAGTCTGTGCAAGAAAGAAAAGATTGCTGAAGCTTGTGAATTGCTTGAAATAATGGAAAATTTGGGTTACCTTCCAGATTCTGTAACCTTTGAAGTTATTGCATTTCATGCATGTAGGCTCGGGAGGATGGATGCTGCAATCGAGTTCCTCTATCAGATGATGTCTGAAGGACTTGAACCTCGGATCACAACACATTCAGCCTTCATTAAGGGCTACTTTTGGTCCGGGCAGATCCAGGATGCTCATAAATATGTTGTTGAAATGTGTGGCAAGGATAAGCACTCAAGCAATATGAATTACACCTTGCTGGCGAGCCTTTTTCAGAAGTCAGGGAGGGTAGTCGAAGCGAGAGAGATCCTTGTGGAGATGATTGAGAAGGGACTCAAGCCCAACTTCCCTGTTTACATGAGAGTAGTGAAGGATCTTTACAAGATGGGAAAGGGGGGTTTGATTGCAGATTTGAAGTGCAGATATTTGAAATTCCATCCAATTACAGATAATAGATGA